Genomic window (bacterium):
GCCAGAGGTGGGAATAACTGAAATACTTGATGCCGTACATATTCCTAAAAGATAGGGTCTATACTCAACCCAATCACTTACCTTATCTCCTTGACCTGATGGATTTGTAACTGGATGCTCTGGTCCAGAAGAATGTCCCCACCAATTGTAAGTTGCAGAGATGGTTCCAGAGGTTCCATCGTGATAAACGCCATAGCCTTTGGTTAAATCGCCATTTTTGTTGCCTAAGAGGTTGTTATAATGAATCTCGGGATTAGAGCTAGAAATGGAATAGATTCCATATCCCTGGCCATAATTGCCATATCCTCCACCATATCCTCTATTTCCTCCTTTGTTTCCTGATATTGTATTTTGTGATATTGGATTTCCTATTGAATTTGAAAGATAAATTCCACATCCAATACCACCTGAACCACCTGAACTCTTATAACCACCTGTTCCTCCTTGGCCTCCTTGATTGTTTGATATTGTATTATTTAAAATTGTATTGTTGGTTGAATTTGAAAGATAGATTCCTGTACCAATGCCACCTAAACCACCTAAACCACCTGGAGTCGAGTCGTCCCCATTACCTCCATTACCTCCCTTACCTCCTGTGTTATCTGATATTGAATTTTCTAATATTATATTATTAGTTGAAGATAAAAGATAAATTCCACAGCCTATACCACCTGAACCACCTGAACCACCCCACAAGCCACTTGCTCCTCCTTGACCTCCTGTGTTTTGGAATATTGTGTTGTTAATAATCGTACCATTTGTTGATGTTCCAAGATATACCCCACAACCAATACTACCCAAATTACCAGGGTTACTGGTTATTCCATTTTGACCAATTCCACCAGAAATTGTGTTATTTCTTATGGTAAAATTAGAGCATTGAGTTAAAACAATCCTTCCTAAATTTGTTGAACCAGAGCCAGCTAATGTTAAATTTTGATTTTCAATGGTTATTCCTGATTGATTGTAATAATAAAAGATTGGCTCATTGTTATATGTATTCGTAACTGTAATTGTATTATTAAAGCTATTTGGCTCAATATATATTCCATACCCTTGCCCAGAGTTGCCAGCTGTACCACCAGCACTGCCACCTATTCCTCTTTGGCCCCCTGTGTTTGTTAATATTGTATTTTGTGATATTGTATTGTTGGTTGAATTTGAAAAATAGATTCCTGTGCCAATGCCACCAAGACCACCTGAACCATAAAGACCACCTGTTCCTCCTTGACCTCCTGTATTACTTGATATTGAATTTTCTGAGATTATATTGTTTGTTGATTGATAAAGATAGATTCCACAGCCAATACCACCAGAACCACCCGAACCACCCCAGCCACCTGTTCCTCCTTGACCTCCTGTGTTATTTTTAATTGTATTTATTCCAATAATGTTGTTAGATGAATTTGAAAGATAAATTCCACAGCCAATACTTCCAGGGAATCCGCCATTATCTCCCTTGTTGTCATGAATATAGCCATTGATAATCACAATCCCAGATACATTTTCCAAATAAACAGCTTGCTTTGCATAGCCAATGTCGCAATACTTGATTTGGCTTCCATTTGCTCCACTTCCAGAAAGTTTGATTCCATTCCAATGCCCAGCTGTATGTGTTGCTTGGTCAGATGTAAATGTAATCGTGCCCTCGGGTGTGCCTATTGCACTTAATGTGCCATAGCACATCAAAGATGTATTTGTGGTAAACCTTACAGTAACTCCTGGCTCAATGGTTAAAATTACGCCATTAGCTACAAATACTGTATCTGTTGCAACATAAGGGCTATCTGCTAAAACCCATGTTGTGCTGCTGGTAATTGTCCCAGAAATATAGGTCTCTGCCCAAATTGGCTTAAAAGCCAATAATCCCAAAACTACTAAAGACACAAAAATTTGTCTTTTCATTTTACACCTCCAATTTTGAATAAAAAATAAGCAGGCTCAAAATCAAGCCTGCTTTCGTAGATTCTATATAAAACTTTTTTTGGCGAGTTACTCTCTCTCTCTCTCTGTGTGTGTGTGTATGTGTGTGATTATGACTTTCACTTTCATAGCATAAGCATAATTATTGTCCTTTACCTTTGTCAAGGGTTTTTTTTGCATTCCTTAAGCATTTGTTTTGCATAGGTATTATTTGGGTCAAGTTTTAGTACAGTCTCAAACGCTTTTATTGCTTTATCTTCAATAAAATCTTTTTGAAAATAGAGAATTCCTAAGTAACACCAAGTCTTGCTATCTTCTGGATATATTCTTAAAGCTTTTTCAAACTCCTTAATTGCTTTTTCATATTTATTGTAAGAGACATAAAAAACTCCTCGATGCTGAAATAAATTTAAGTATTTGGAAATTATCAGATTGCGATGGTAATTTTCATTCTTGCTTGAACAAGTTTTAACAAGTATTCTTTGCAAATTAAATATTGGCTCATTTTTATCCATTTGTTCAATCAATTCCTCCCTAGTTAGTTTTTTCTCCGAAACTCTCCACAAAATTCCTTCAGGAATTAAACCATATTTATCTAACAAGTTTTTATCAAATTTTACATAAATTGGCCTTCTCCTTGGATTATTTTCTATAAGCTCTG
Coding sequences:
- a CDS encoding right-handed parallel beta-helix repeat-containing protein translates to MKRQIFVSLVVLGLLAFKPIWAETYISGTITSSTTWVLADSPYVATDTVFVANGVILTIEPGVTVRFTTNTSLMCYGTLSAIGTPEGTITFTSDQATHTAGHWNGIKLSGSGANGSQIKYCDIGYAKQAVYLENVSGIVIINGYIHDNKGDNGGFPGSIGCGIYLSNSSNNIIGINTIKNNTGGQGGTGGWGGSGGSGGIGCGIYLYQSTNNIISENSISSNTGGQGGTGGLYGSGGLGGIGTGIYFSNSTNNTISQNTILTNTGGQRGIGGSAGGTAGNSGQGYGIYIEPNSFNNTITVTNTYNNEPIFYYYNQSGITIENQNLTLAGSGSTNLGRIVLTQCSNFTIRNNTISGGIGQNGITSNPGNLGSIGCGVYLGTSTNGTIINNTIFQNTGGQGGASGLWGGSGGSGGIGCGIYLLSSTNNIILENSISDNTGGKGGNGGNGDDSTPGGLGGLGGIGTGIYLSNSTNNTILNNTISNNQGGQGGTGGYKSSGGSGGIGCGIYLSNSIGNPISQNTISGNKGGNRGYGGGYGNYGQGYGIYSISSSNPEIHYNNLLGNKNGDLTKGYGVYHDGTSGTISATYNWWGHSSGPEHPVTNPSGQGDKVSDWVEYRPYLLGICTASSISVIPTSGPIGTIITVQGQNFATNSLISIDFGTHLTIAITTSNEYGSFSTTFIVDTQPSCTKIITASDEYGGTAIAHFKIQGAFITKLSPISGSVGSIITIEGVGFAGSSLSIDFGTMPTITTTMSSINGTFSTTFIVNTQPPCTKLITASDFKEIATMIFLLIPSPRITHLLPQSGLAGTIITIAGSGFGPNTLITIAFGTNQNITNTLSSALGFFLTTFIVDTQPVCTKIITASGDSCAGLVYATTTFKLIGIPGISLEKSGPEEALTLSTITYTLKYQ